Proteins from a single region of Pyrus communis chromosome 6, drPyrComm1.1, whole genome shotgun sequence:
- the LOC137737313 gene encoding uncharacterized protein, with product MVGSTLAKILDKHCLEGHNFPSWYRNVKILLTLEKIVYVLDKAPPHIPLGPSATVDERAKFDKHIEDDTQAKCYRLASMNEELQRQHEGMDSAFSIILHLTELYGEGTCNRRFSTVCELVKTKMVKGAPVHLHALKMIGFIEQLENLGTPLDGELAQDFILASLSDSFSQFVMNYNMNKMDSTLSELLNMLVTAEKTMMKENVVGTSAVAYNKPSSSKSKPQGKGKGKEKKSPTLKPKGGVKKKKAMEPKGACHHCGKEGHWKRNCRLYLATLKDKPQGGGAK from the exons TCAAGATTCTCCTAACATTGGAGAAGATTGTTTACGTACTAGACAAAGCTCCACCTCACATACCTCTTGGCCCTTCGGCCACTGTGGATGAACGTGCTAAGTTTGACAAGCACATTGAGGATGACACACAAGCCAAGTGCTATCGGTTGGCTTCCATGAATGAGGAGCTACAGAGACAGCACGAGGGCATGGACAGTGCATTTTCCATAATACTCCATCTTACGGAGTTATATGGTGAAGGGACGTGCAACCGTCGCTTTAGCACTGTCTGTGAACTTGTGAAGACCAAGATGGTCAAGGGGGCTCCAGTGCATCTACATGCACTGAAGATGATAGGATTCATTGAACAACTGGAGAACCTAGGTACTCCACTTGACGGGGAATTGGCCCAGGACTTTATATTGGCTTCTCTTTCTGATTCATTCTCACAGTTCGTAATGAACTACAATATGAATAAAATGGATAGTACTCTCTCTGAGTTACTAAACATGTTAGTAACTGCTGAGAAAACTATGATGAAAGAGAACGTTGTAGGGACTTCTGCAGTAGCCTACAACAAGCCATCCTCTTCCAAGTCTAAGCCGCAAGGCAAAGGCaaagggaaggaaaagaagTCACCCACTCTTAAGCCGAAAGGGggagtgaagaaaaagaaggcaaTGGAGCCCAAGGGGGCTTGCCACCACTGTGGAAAGGAGGGGCATTGGAAGAGGAATTGCAGATTATACCTTGCAACTCTTAAGGACAAGCCACAAG gtgGAGGAGCTAAGTAG